The following are encoded together in the Panthera leo isolate Ple1 chromosome B4, P.leo_Ple1_pat1.1, whole genome shotgun sequence genome:
- the LOC122225399 gene encoding olfactory receptor 9K2-like, whose protein sequence is MSDRGTDNHSDVTDFILVGFRVRSELHILLFLIFLLVYAMILLGNVGMMTIIMTDPRLNTPMYFFLGNLSFIDLFYSSVIAPKAMINFWSESKSISFAGCVTQLFLFALFIVAEGFLLAAMAYDRFIAICNPLLYSVQMSARLCTQLVAGSYLCGCISSVLQTSITFTLSFCASRAIDHFYCDDRPLQRLSCSDLYFHNMVTFFLCSIIILPTIIVIIVSYMYIVSTVLKIRSTEGRKKAFSTCSSHLGVVSVLYGAVIFMYFIPDRFPELSKVASLCYTLVTPMLNPLIYSLRNKDVKEALRKILGKKILLFNSILTVT, encoded by the coding sequence ATGAGTGACAGAGGAACAGACAATCACTCGGATGTAACTGACTTCATCCTTGTAGGCTTCAGGGTCCGCTCCGAGCTCCACATTCTCCTCTTCCTGATCTTTCTGCTTGTGTATGCCATGATCCTCCTAGGGAATGTTGGGATGATGACCATTATTATGACTGATCCCCGGCTGAACAcacccatgtatttcttcctagGCAACCTGTccttcattgatctcttctattcATCTGTTATTGCACCCAAAGCCATGATCAACTTCTGGTCTGAGAGCAAGTCAATCTCCTTTGCAGGTTGTGTGACCcagctctttctctttgccctcttCATCGTGGCGGAGGGATTTCTCCTGGCagccatggcctatgaccgcttcATTGCCATCTGCAACCCACTCCTCTACTCTGTCCAGATGTCAGCACGTCTCTGCACTCAGTTGGTGGCTGGTTCCTATTTATGCGGCTGCATCAGCTCAGTTCTTCAGACAAGCATAACATTTACTTTGTCCTTTTGTGCTTCCCGAGCCATTGACCACTTTTACTGTGATGACCGTCCACTTCAGAGACTATCTTGTTCTGACCTCTACTTTCATAACATGGTTACGTTTTTCTTATGCAGCATTATTATTTTGCCTACCATAATTGTCATTATTGTGTCCTATATGTATATTGTGTCCACAGTTCTAAAGATAAGATCCACTGAGGGACGTAAGAAAGCATTCTCCACTTGCAGCTCTCACCTGGGAGTCGTGAGTGTGTTGTACGGTGCcgtgatttttatgtatttcatccCTGATAGATTTCCTGAGCTGAGTAAAGTGGCCTCGTTGTGTTACACCCTAGTCACTCCCATGCTGAATCCTTTGATTTACTCCCTGAGAAACAAAGATGTCAAAGAAGCTTTGAGAaagattctggggaaaaaaatacttttatttaattctatcTTAACAGTGACATAA